One window from the genome of Jiangella alba encodes:
- a CDS encoding NAD-dependent epimerase/dehydratase family protein produces the protein MRLLVLGGSGFVGRAVVLDAVGRGWEVTTFNRGRRGGSVAGAEVLHGDRMTPSSLDVLRGREWDAVVDTWSGAPRAVRDSAALLSGQVGTYAYVSSRSVYAPPVSPGADETAPVLASSPSAEEGDYGEQKAGGELAALGAFGERALIARAGLILGPYEDVGRLPWWLARAARGGPMLAPGPRELPIQYIDGRDLAAWLVSSAAAGTGGVFNAVSRPGHATMGSLLDAVVAATGAAATLRWTDPEPILAAGVQPWTDLPVWIPPGHEYETYGLHSADVSRALAAGLAPRPVEETVADTWAWLESIGGTAPQRADRPAVGLDPDVEAAILASVTTG, from the coding sequence ATGCGGCTGCTGGTGCTGGGCGGGTCCGGGTTCGTCGGGCGCGCCGTCGTCCTCGACGCGGTGGGGCGCGGCTGGGAGGTGACGACGTTCAACCGCGGCCGGCGCGGCGGGTCCGTCGCCGGGGCCGAGGTGCTGCACGGCGACCGCATGACGCCGTCCTCGCTGGACGTGCTGCGCGGGCGCGAGTGGGACGCCGTCGTCGACACCTGGTCGGGCGCGCCGCGGGCCGTCCGCGACAGCGCGGCACTGCTGTCGGGGCAGGTGGGAACGTACGCGTACGTGTCCAGCCGGTCGGTGTACGCGCCGCCGGTGTCGCCGGGCGCCGACGAGACCGCGCCGGTGCTGGCGTCGTCGCCGTCGGCCGAGGAGGGCGACTACGGTGAGCAGAAGGCCGGCGGCGAGCTGGCCGCGCTGGGCGCGTTCGGCGAGCGCGCCCTGATCGCCCGGGCCGGGCTGATCCTCGGCCCGTACGAGGACGTCGGCCGGCTGCCGTGGTGGCTGGCCCGGGCCGCGCGCGGCGGGCCGATGCTGGCACCCGGGCCGCGGGAGCTGCCGATCCAGTACATCGACGGCCGTGACCTCGCCGCCTGGCTGGTGTCGTCGGCCGCCGCCGGGACGGGTGGCGTGTTCAACGCCGTCAGCCGGCCCGGCCACGCGACCATGGGGTCGCTGCTGGACGCCGTCGTGGCCGCCACGGGCGCGGCGGCGACGCTGCGCTGGACCGACCCCGAGCCGATCCTCGCGGCGGGCGTGCAGCCGTGGACCGACCTGCCGGTGTGGATCCCGCCGGGGCACGAGTACGAGACGTACGGCCTGCACTCCGCCGACGTCTCCCGGGCGCTGGCGGCGGGGCTGGCGCCTCGTCCGGTCGAGGAGACCGTCGCCGACACCTGGGCCTGGCTGGAGTCGATCGGCGGCACGGCGCCGCAGCGGGCCGACCGTCCGGCTGTCGGGCTCGACCCCGACGTGGAGGCGGCCATCCTGGCGTCGGTCACCACCGGGTGA
- the tatA gene encoding Sec-independent protein translocase subunit TatA, which yields MGSIGTWQLVIVLAIVFLLFGAKRLPEAARGLGRSLKIFKSETEGLINKDDKDVTGEGAPQAQQPAPRAVEQQAAPQQQPAQQQADEPRRDA from the coding sequence ATGGGTAGCATCGGCACCTGGCAACTGGTCATCGTCTTGGCCATCGTGTTCCTGCTGTTCGGGGCCAAGCGCCTGCCGGAGGCCGCGCGCGGGCTGGGTCGTTCGCTCAAGATCTTCAAGTCCGAGACCGAGGGCCTGATCAACAAGGACGACAAGGACGTCACCGGTGAGGGCGCCCCGCAGGCGCAGCAGCCGGCGCCGCGCGCCGTCGAGCAGCAGGCCGCCCCGCAGCAGCAGCCGGCCCAGCAGCAGGCCGACGAGCCGCGCCGCGACGCCTGA
- a CDS encoding sigma-70 family RNA polymerase sigma factor gives MDSTTTDRFDAGRFEASRHRLASLAYRLLGSAADAEDAVQDAFLHWQAADRQRIQVPEAWLTKVVTNLCLDRLRSAQARRERTAGAWLPEPLLDGDPMLGPAGTYEQRESVSLAVLTLMERLSPVERAVYILREAFSYGHAEIAEILDITESASQQHLHRARRRVTASRPRGGDVDPAAARRIVEEFFTAAASGRTEPLVALLTDDATAVSDGAGLTETLLRFDTPQRIAAIARAGFAPTPAKRRFAGGTPAVHYALVNGSPAILFVLGDQVVGAVTFDLAGGRIAAVCGVAAPGRLTRLADAWRRYEPGPPLVTRW, from the coding sequence GTGGACAGCACCACCACCGATCGTTTCGACGCCGGTCGGTTCGAGGCCAGCCGCCACCGGCTGGCCTCGCTGGCCTACCGGCTGCTGGGGTCCGCCGCCGACGCCGAGGACGCCGTGCAGGACGCGTTCCTGCACTGGCAGGCCGCCGACCGGCAGCGCATCCAGGTCCCGGAGGCGTGGCTGACCAAGGTCGTCACCAACCTGTGCCTCGACCGCCTGCGCTCGGCGCAGGCCCGCCGGGAACGCACGGCCGGCGCCTGGCTGCCCGAGCCACTCCTGGACGGCGACCCGATGCTCGGCCCGGCCGGCACCTACGAGCAGCGCGAGTCGGTGTCGCTGGCCGTGCTGACGCTGATGGAGCGGCTGTCACCCGTGGAACGGGCCGTGTACATCCTGCGCGAGGCGTTCTCCTACGGGCACGCCGAGATCGCCGAGATCCTCGACATCACCGAGTCCGCCAGCCAGCAGCACCTGCACCGGGCCCGCCGCCGCGTCACCGCGTCGCGACCCCGCGGCGGCGACGTCGACCCGGCGGCGGCCCGCAGGATCGTCGAGGAGTTCTTCACCGCCGCCGCCTCGGGCCGCACCGAACCGCTGGTGGCGCTGCTCACCGACGACGCGACCGCGGTCTCCGACGGCGCCGGCCTGACCGAGACGCTGCTGCGCTTCGACACGCCGCAACGCATCGCCGCCATCGCCCGGGCCGGCTTCGCGCCCACACCCGCCAAGCGGCGCTTCGCCGGCGGCACGCCCGCGGTGCACTACGCGCTCGTCAACGGCTCCCCCGCCATCCTCTTCGTTCTGGGCGACCAGGTGGTCGGCGCCGTGACGTTCGACCTCGCCGGCGGCCGCATCGCCGCCGTCTGCGGCGTCGCCGCACCCGGCCGCCTCACCCGTCTCGCCGACGCCTGGCGGCGGTACGAGCCGGGCCCGCCGCTCGTCACCCGGTGGTGA
- a CDS encoding MFS transporter, translating to MSTNHVQAAPADGAGPGAPDARQLRTILIAVSMALMAVIASVSGLNVAQTRIAVDLETTQSTVLWIINIYTLALSALLLPLGAIGDRLGRRPTLIAGLAVFGVASVVAGLAPTAEIMLAARVASGVGAAIIMPVTLAVITSTFPEEQRGKAIGVWTGVAGGGGILGMFLSALLVDVADWRWLFALPVALVVVALAMTLTSVPNSHERSAHAFDTVGALVSVAAVAALIFALQEGPERGWTAPATLTSLAAGVVATAAFVSWELRRKDAALLDVRLFRERGLAGGSTTLVAVFGVQSGIFVVLFPFFQAVLDWSALLSAAALMPMAVAMMAASGLAPRMASLIGARPTMTAGIALTGAGLTLMALFVSVDGGYLSILPGIVVMGVGMGLAMVPSTEAITLSLPRAKQGVASALNDVTREFGTALGVAALGAILTAGYRDAIADRLDGVPTATAATAREGIANAVEASAGQGTDAHHLLDAARQSYVDGWQQSMWVGVAVMAALAAYIALRGPKDATRVTAA from the coding sequence ATGAGCACGAACCACGTACAGGCGGCGCCCGCTGACGGGGCCGGCCCGGGCGCGCCGGACGCGCGCCAGCTGCGCACGATCCTGATCGCCGTGTCGATGGCGCTGATGGCCGTCATCGCCTCGGTGTCGGGGCTCAACGTCGCGCAGACCCGCATAGCCGTCGACTTGGAGACCACGCAGTCCACGGTCTTGTGGATCATCAACATCTACACCCTCGCGCTGTCCGCACTGCTGCTGCCGCTCGGCGCAATCGGTGACCGCCTGGGTCGCCGGCCGACGCTGATCGCGGGGCTGGCCGTCTTCGGCGTCGCGAGCGTCGTCGCCGGCCTCGCGCCGACCGCGGAGATCATGCTCGCCGCGCGGGTGGCCAGCGGTGTCGGGGCAGCCATCATCATGCCCGTCACCCTGGCCGTGATCACCTCCACCTTCCCCGAGGAGCAGCGCGGGAAGGCGATCGGCGTGTGGACCGGTGTGGCCGGAGGCGGCGGCATCCTGGGCATGTTCCTGTCCGCCCTGCTCGTCGACGTCGCCGACTGGCGCTGGCTGTTCGCCCTGCCGGTCGCCCTGGTCGTCGTGGCCCTGGCCATGACGCTGACGTCGGTGCCCAACTCGCACGAGCGCTCGGCCCACGCGTTCGACACCGTCGGCGCGCTGGTGTCCGTCGCCGCCGTGGCCGCGCTCATCTTCGCCCTGCAGGAGGGGCCGGAACGCGGCTGGACCGCACCGGCGACGCTGACCAGCCTCGCCGCCGGCGTCGTCGCCACGGCCGCCTTCGTGTCCTGGGAGCTGCGCCGCAAGGACGCCGCGCTGCTGGACGTGCGCCTGTTCCGCGAACGCGGCCTGGCCGGCGGCTCGACCACCCTGGTGGCGGTCTTCGGTGTTCAGTCAGGCATCTTCGTGGTGCTCTTCCCGTTCTTCCAGGCCGTTCTCGACTGGTCGGCGCTGCTCTCCGCGGCGGCGCTGATGCCGATGGCCGTCGCGATGATGGCGGCCTCCGGGCTGGCCCCGCGGATGGCGTCGCTGATCGGTGCCCGGCCGACCATGACCGCCGGAATCGCGCTGACCGGCGCCGGGCTGACGCTCATGGCGCTGTTCGTCTCCGTCGACGGCGGCTACCTGTCGATCCTGCCCGGCATCGTCGTCATGGGCGTCGGCATGGGCCTGGCCATGGTGCCGTCCACCGAGGCCATCACCCTCTCCTTGCCGCGCGCGAAGCAGGGCGTCGCCTCGGCCCTCAACGACGTCACCCGCGAGTTCGGCACCGCGCTCGGCGTCGCCGCGCTGGGAGCGATCCTCACGGCCGGCTACCGCGACGCCATCGCCGACCGGCTGGACGGTGTGCCCACAGCGACCGCGGCCACCGCGCGGGAGGGCATCGCCAACGCGGTCGAGGCATCGGCCGGCCAGGGCACCGACGCGCACCACCTCCTCGACGCCGCGCGGCAGTCCTACGTGGACGGATGGCAGCAATCCATGTGGGTCGGTGTCGCTGTCATGGCCGCACTCGCCGCCTACATCGCCCTGCGCGGCCCGAAGGACGCCACCCGCGTCACCGCAGCGTGA
- a CDS encoding diacylglycerol kinase, with amino-acid sequence MTTAGDELALLINPSAGRGRGARAGRRAAHRLAEAGLTVRTLAGRDVREAADLARESVEDGVRALVVVGGDGMVHLGLQAVAGSGTPFGVIPAGTGNDFARALGLPLRDPDAAADIVAAGALREVDLGRTDGQWFAGVVAAGFDAKVNDRVNRMRWPKGPRRYDLATFAELGVFTPIPYHLELDGEVLDLDAMLIAVGNIASYGGGLRITPGAELDDGLFDVVVVAPVSRATLVRAFRRVKHGTHTVYPFVTVHRARQVKLDAPGITAYVDGERLGPLPRTFDVVPRAQQVYAPAAGLP; translated from the coding sequence ATGACGACCGCCGGCGATGAGCTCGCACTCCTGATCAACCCGTCGGCCGGCCGTGGGCGTGGCGCCCGGGCCGGCCGGCGTGCGGCGCACCGGCTGGCCGAGGCCGGGCTGACGGTGCGCACGCTGGCCGGGCGGGACGTCCGCGAGGCGGCCGACCTCGCCCGCGAGAGCGTCGAGGACGGCGTCCGTGCGCTGGTCGTGGTGGGCGGCGACGGCATGGTGCACCTCGGCCTGCAGGCAGTCGCCGGCTCCGGCACCCCGTTCGGCGTCATCCCGGCCGGCACCGGCAACGACTTCGCCCGGGCGCTCGGGCTGCCGCTGCGCGACCCCGACGCCGCGGCCGACATCGTCGCCGCCGGTGCGCTGCGCGAGGTCGACCTCGGCCGCACCGACGGCCAGTGGTTCGCCGGCGTCGTCGCGGCCGGGTTCGACGCGAAGGTGAACGACCGCGTCAACCGCATGCGCTGGCCGAAGGGGCCGCGCCGCTACGACCTCGCCACCTTCGCCGAACTGGGCGTCTTCACGCCCATCCCGTACCACCTGGAGCTCGACGGCGAGGTGCTCGACCTCGACGCCATGCTGATCGCCGTCGGCAACATCGCCTCCTACGGCGGCGGGCTGCGCATCACCCCTGGCGCGGAGCTCGACGACGGCCTGTTCGACGTCGTCGTGGTGGCGCCGGTGAGCCGGGCGACGCTGGTCCGGGCGTTCCGCCGGGTCAAGCACGGCACCCACACGGTGTACCCGTTCGTCACCGTGCACCGGGCCCGGCAGGTCAAGCTCGACGCGCCCGGCATCACCGCCTACGTCGACGGCGAACGGCTCGGCCCGCTGCCGCGGACGTTCGACGTCGTCCCGCGCGCCCAGCAGGTGTACGCCCCGGCGGCCGGGTTACCGTAG
- a CDS encoding helix-turn-helix transcriptional regulator, with the protein MTPAKKPPAKRTTTRKRTAAKTAAPTRRADSAQAQVTRLLSMLPYLRSHPSAKVSEVAALFGVSERQVIRDLQVLWFSGLPGLQMGDYIEVDMEAVEGEGIISVSNADYLARPLRLRTDEAVALIVALRTLASVPGSFERGAVERAITKLENAAGEAAQQAAAVTVQVDGDAVADVAATVRGALDAKNRLHLSYWVPARDEATERDVDPMRLVVVDGRLYLEGWCHRAESVRLFRLDRVLDVKELDVAAEVPSEARPRDLDGGLFQPSPDDELVTFELTPAGRWVADYYPYESAEELPGDALRLRLRARDRAWVRRLALRLGSTGRVVAPADLSAEVTGAARDALAGYGG; encoded by the coding sequence GTGACACCGGCGAAGAAGCCGCCGGCGAAGCGCACCACCACCCGCAAGCGGACGGCCGCCAAGACGGCCGCGCCCACCCGCCGCGCCGACAGCGCGCAGGCGCAGGTCACCCGGCTGCTGTCGATGCTGCCGTACCTGCGTTCGCACCCCAGCGCGAAGGTCTCCGAGGTGGCCGCGCTGTTCGGGGTCAGCGAGCGGCAGGTCATCCGCGACCTCCAGGTGCTCTGGTTCTCCGGCCTGCCCGGCCTGCAGATGGGCGACTACATCGAGGTCGACATGGAGGCGGTCGAGGGCGAGGGCATCATCAGCGTCTCGAACGCCGACTACCTCGCCCGGCCGCTGCGGCTGCGCACCGACGAGGCCGTCGCGCTGATCGTCGCGCTGCGCACGCTGGCATCGGTGCCCGGCTCGTTCGAGCGCGGCGCCGTCGAGCGGGCCATCACCAAGCTCGAGAACGCCGCCGGCGAGGCCGCCCAGCAGGCCGCGGCCGTGACGGTGCAGGTCGACGGCGACGCCGTCGCCGACGTCGCCGCCACCGTGCGCGGCGCGCTCGACGCCAAGAACCGCCTGCACCTGTCCTACTGGGTGCCCGCCCGCGACGAGGCCACCGAGCGCGACGTCGACCCCATGCGGCTGGTCGTGGTCGACGGCCGGCTCTACCTCGAGGGCTGGTGCCACCGCGCCGAGTCGGTGCGGCTGTTCCGGCTCGACCGCGTCCTCGACGTCAAGGAGCTCGACGTCGCGGCCGAGGTGCCCAGCGAGGCGCGTCCCCGCGACCTCGACGGCGGCCTGTTCCAGCCGTCGCCCGATGACGAGTTGGTGACGTTCGAGCTGACACCGGCCGGCCGGTGGGTGGCCGACTACTACCCGTACGAGTCGGCCGAGGAACTGCCCGGCGACGCGCTGCGGCTGCGGCTGCGCGCCCGCGACCGCGCCTGGGTGCGACGGCTCGCGCTGCGGCTCGGCAGCACCGGCCGGGTCGTCGCGCCGGCCGACCTGTCCGCCGAGGTCACCGGGGCGGCTCGGGACGCGCTGGCCGGGTACGGAGGGTAG
- a CDS encoding DEAD/DEAH box helicase codes for MSSPAERYAAAYERQRDPSPQLRAFQAGYGFELDDFQLRACRSVEAGRGVLVAAPTGAGKTLVGEFAVHLALEEGRKCFYTTPIKALSNQKYHDLVERHGDDKVGLLTGDNTVNGEAPVVVMTTEVLRNMLYAGSATLNGLSYVVMDEVHYLADRFRGAVWEEVIINLPESVSVISLSATVSNAEEFGDWLTTVRGDTDVVVEEKRPVPLWQHVMVGSRLYDLFGQGEADGEGRRVVSPELVRAGRDDFRGSRPGGRAGRGGRPPRRPRGTYTPGRVEVLEKLDAAGLLPAIVFVFSRAGCEAAVQQCLSAGVRLTSPDERVEIRELIEERTSGIPEGDLHVLGYHEWAEGLERGIAAHHAGMLPTFKEVVEELFVRGLIRAVFATETLALGINMPARTVVLERLVKWNGETHADVTPGEYTQLTGRAGRRGIDIEGHAVVLWQPGFDPTAVAGLASTRTFPLRSSFRPSYNMAVNLVGSVGRTPAREILESSFAQFQADRAVVGLARQLRRAEEALEGYHEAMTCDKGDFQEYAQLRQAIKDRETQLAREGTAQRRAASAAALEKLRPGDVIRVPTGKFAGLAVVLDPGMPGHGPHGGDGPRPTVLTEGRQVRRLSLIDFPSAVEPLAKLRIPRSFNPRVPASRRDLAASLRAKAPHDADRQRGGQFKGRRSRSAAADDEELARLRRQLRDHPCHRCPDRDEHARWAERWLRLRREADQLQRRVESRTNTVARQFDRVCRVLEDLDYLSGDEVTPSGRRLARLYGELDLLAAECIRRDVWAGLDPAELAAAVAALTYESRQPDDAVPPRLPPGRVRDVLAEMVRLWGDLDHVESTHRLDFLREPDLGFTHAAWRWASGHQLDSVLRDAELAAGDFVRAVRQLLDLLDQVADAASGTPLRDTARLAAGALRRGVVAYATLTA; via the coding sequence ATGAGTTCGCCGGCGGAACGCTACGCGGCAGCATATGAGCGGCAACGCGATCCGTCCCCGCAGCTACGCGCCTTCCAGGCCGGGTACGGGTTCGAGCTCGACGACTTCCAGCTGCGCGCCTGCCGCAGCGTCGAGGCCGGCCGCGGGGTGCTGGTGGCGGCGCCGACCGGCGCCGGCAAGACGCTGGTCGGCGAGTTCGCCGTGCACCTGGCCCTCGAGGAGGGCCGCAAGTGCTTCTACACCACGCCGATCAAGGCGCTGTCGAACCAGAAGTACCACGACCTCGTCGAACGCCATGGCGACGACAAGGTCGGCCTGCTGACCGGCGACAACACCGTCAACGGCGAGGCGCCCGTGGTCGTCATGACGACCGAGGTGCTGCGGAACATGCTCTACGCCGGCTCGGCGACGCTGAACGGGCTGAGCTACGTCGTCATGGACGAGGTGCACTACCTCGCCGACCGCTTCCGCGGCGCCGTGTGGGAAGAGGTGATCATCAACCTCCCCGAGTCGGTGAGCGTCATCTCGCTGTCGGCGACCGTCTCCAACGCCGAGGAGTTCGGCGACTGGCTGACCACCGTCCGCGGCGACACCGACGTCGTCGTCGAGGAGAAGCGGCCGGTGCCGCTGTGGCAGCACGTCATGGTCGGGTCGCGGCTGTATGACCTGTTCGGGCAGGGCGAGGCCGACGGCGAGGGCCGCCGGGTGGTCAGCCCGGAGCTGGTCCGGGCCGGCCGCGACGACTTCCGCGGCTCCCGGCCCGGCGGGCGTGCGGGCCGCGGCGGGCGACCGCCACGCCGTCCGCGCGGCACGTACACGCCGGGCCGGGTCGAGGTGCTGGAGAAGCTCGACGCCGCCGGGCTGCTGCCGGCCATCGTGTTCGTGTTCAGCCGGGCCGGCTGCGAGGCCGCCGTGCAGCAGTGCCTGAGCGCCGGCGTGCGGCTGACCTCGCCGGACGAGCGGGTCGAGATCAGGGAACTGATCGAGGAGCGCACCTCCGGCATCCCCGAGGGCGACCTCCACGTCCTCGGCTACCACGAGTGGGCCGAGGGCCTGGAGCGTGGCATCGCGGCGCACCACGCGGGCATGCTGCCGACGTTCAAGGAGGTGGTCGAGGAGCTGTTCGTCCGCGGGCTGATCCGCGCCGTCTTCGCCACCGAGACGCTGGCGCTGGGCATCAACATGCCGGCCCGCACCGTCGTGCTGGAGCGGCTGGTCAAGTGGAACGGCGAGACCCACGCCGATGTCACGCCGGGGGAGTACACCCAGCTCACCGGCCGGGCCGGGCGGCGCGGCATCGACATCGAAGGGCACGCCGTCGTGCTGTGGCAGCCCGGGTTCGACCCGACGGCGGTCGCCGGGCTGGCCTCGACGCGGACGTTCCCGCTGCGCTCGTCCTTCCGGCCGTCGTACAACATGGCCGTCAACCTGGTCGGGTCGGTCGGGCGCACGCCCGCGCGGGAGATCCTCGAGTCCTCGTTCGCGCAGTTCCAGGCCGACCGCGCCGTCGTCGGACTGGCCCGGCAGCTGCGCCGCGCCGAAGAGGCGCTCGAGGGCTACCACGAGGCCATGACCTGCGACAAGGGCGACTTCCAGGAGTACGCCCAGCTACGGCAGGCGATCAAGGACCGGGAGACCCAGCTGGCCCGCGAGGGCACCGCGCAGCGCCGGGCGGCGTCCGCGGCGGCGCTGGAGAAGCTGCGCCCGGGCGACGTCATCCGGGTCCCGACCGGCAAGTTCGCCGGCCTCGCCGTCGTCCTCGACCCCGGCATGCCCGGGCACGGCCCGCACGGCGGCGACGGCCCGCGCCCGACCGTCCTCACCGAGGGCCGGCAGGTGCGCCGGCTGTCCCTGATCGACTTCCCGAGCGCGGTCGAGCCGCTGGCCAAGCTGCGCATCCCGCGCTCGTTCAACCCGCGGGTGCCGGCGTCGCGGCGCGACCTCGCCGCCTCGCTGCGGGCCAAGGCGCCCCATGATGCGGACCGGCAGCGCGGCGGCCAGTTCAAGGGGCGGCGCAGCCGGTCCGCGGCCGCCGACGACGAGGAACTGGCCCGGCTGCGGCGGCAGCTGCGCGACCACCCCTGCCACCGCTGCCCGGACCGCGACGAGCACGCCCGCTGGGCCGAGCGCTGGCTGCGGCTGCGCCGCGAGGCCGACCAGCTGCAGCGCCGGGTCGAGTCGCGCACCAACACCGTCGCCCGCCAGTTCGACCGCGTCTGCCGGGTCCTGGAAGACCTCGACTACCTGTCCGGCGACGAGGTGACGCCGTCGGGGCGGCGGCTGGCCCGGCTCTACGGCGAGCTGGACCTGCTGGCCGCCGAGTGCATCCGCCGCGACGTGTGGGCCGGCCTCGACCCGGCCGAGCTGGCCGCCGCCGTCGCCGCGCTGACCTACGAGTCGCGCCAGCCCGACGACGCCGTCCCGCCGCGGCTGCCACCGGGCCGGGTGCGCGACGTGCTGGCCGAGATGGTGCGGCTGTGGGGCGACCTCGACCACGTCGAGTCCACGCACCGGCTGGACTTCCTGCGCGAGCCCGACCTCGGCTTCACCCACGCCGCCTGGCGCTGGGCCAGCGGCCACCAGCTCGACTCCGTCCTGCGCGACGCCGAGCTCGCCGCCGGCGACTTCGTCCGGGCCGTCCGGCAGCTGCTGGACCTCCTCGACCAGGTCGCCGACGCCGCGTCCGGCACGCCGCTGCGCGACACCGCGCGGCTGGCGGCGGGTGCGCTGCGGCGCGGCGTGGTGGCGTATGCGACGCTGACGGCCTGA
- a CDS encoding NAD(P)/FAD-dependent oxidoreductase encodes MKHRIVVLGAGYAGAYVAGNLARRLSPADTEITVVNAAPEFVQRQRLNQLAAGREVAAPPLTEVFAGTQIRLRLARVTAVDPERRVVAVADGDGGGEVAYDTLVYALGSHVADHVVTGVAEHAFDVASRPSALRLREHLDGLDGRGGGRVLVVGDGFTGIETATEIAEARPGLSVSLLARGDLGARLAPGARDHLRKACDRLGITVLEHTSVAAVEATRVRCADGTDLASDATVWTAGFAVSSVAAASGLEVTEHGQIVVDRTMRSVAHPDVYAAGDSVYTIGENGRQLPMNCGSAGFTGRQAIEAIVGRLTGGKIANVKLVYWYNAVSLGRRDGILQLIDGSAQPRPRILRGRKAVRVKAGIQWGALQGTLHPSAFGRPRRRRRLAAVRNESAPTTAG; translated from the coding sequence ATGAAGCACCGCATCGTCGTGCTCGGCGCGGGCTACGCCGGCGCCTACGTGGCCGGGAACCTGGCCCGCCGGCTGTCCCCGGCGGACACCGAGATCACCGTGGTCAACGCGGCGCCGGAGTTCGTCCAGCGGCAGCGGCTGAACCAGCTGGCGGCCGGCCGCGAGGTCGCCGCCCCGCCACTCACCGAGGTCTTCGCAGGCACCCAGATCAGGCTGCGCCTGGCCCGGGTCACCGCCGTCGACCCCGAGCGGCGGGTCGTCGCGGTGGCCGACGGCGACGGCGGCGGCGAGGTGGCCTACGACACGCTCGTGTACGCGCTCGGCAGCCACGTCGCCGACCACGTGGTCACCGGGGTGGCCGAGCACGCGTTCGACGTCGCCAGCCGGCCTTCGGCGCTGCGGCTGCGCGAGCACCTGGACGGCCTCGACGGCCGCGGCGGCGGGCGGGTGCTGGTCGTCGGCGACGGGTTCACCGGCATCGAGACCGCCACCGAGATCGCCGAGGCGCGGCCCGGCCTGTCGGTGTCGCTGCTCGCCCGCGGCGACCTGGGCGCCCGGCTCGCCCCCGGTGCCCGCGACCACCTGCGCAAGGCCTGCGACCGGCTGGGCATCACCGTGCTGGAGCACACCAGCGTCGCCGCCGTCGAGGCCACTCGGGTGCGGTGCGCCGACGGCACCGACCTGGCGTCGGACGCGACGGTGTGGACGGCCGGGTTCGCGGTAAGTTCCGTCGCCGCCGCGAGCGGGCTGGAGGTCACCGAGCACGGCCAGATCGTCGTCGACCGCACCATGCGGTCGGTCGCGCACCCGGACGTCTACGCCGCCGGCGACAGCGTCTACACCATCGGCGAGAACGGCCGGCAGCTGCCGATGAACTGCGGTTCGGCCGGCTTCACCGGCCGGCAGGCCATCGAGGCGATCGTGGGGCGCCTCACCGGCGGCAAGATCGCGAACGTCAAGCTGGTCTACTGGTACAACGCGGTCAGCCTCGGACGGCGCGACGGGATCCTGCAGCTCATCGACGGTTCGGCGCAGCCGCGGCCGAGGATCCTGCGCGGCCGGAAGGCCGTGCGGGTCAAGGCGGGCATCCAGTGGGGTGCGCTGCAGGGCACCCTGCACCCGTCGGCCTTCGGCCGGCCCAGGCGCCGGCGCCGTCTGGCCGCCGTGCGCAACGAATCCGCCCCGACGACGGCCGGGTAG
- the tatC gene encoding twin-arginine translocase subunit TatC codes for MATVIGRRGKGSKPERDPEGRMTLTEHLRELRNRLMWSALAVVAFGILGFIFRERIFDFLVDPFIDAAKETGRNADLNFREMLDPLTVPLRIAMLTGIVFGAPVWIYQLWAFITPALYRNEKKWALAVLGAAVPMFGLGVVLAMWLMPRAMIFMQNFAPGDTSMLVDFNSYLSFSIRLVLVFGIGFLLPIFVVLLNAVGVLRHETLGTARRWVIVGIFAFGAVATPTGDPLSLMVLAVPMWLLFELAVLVCRFLDKRRDRVATGGLSDDEATPDDMLDQIGRVDDDDDRRR; via the coding sequence GTGGCGACTGTGATCGGCCGTCGGGGTAAGGGCTCCAAGCCGGAGCGCGACCCCGAGGGCCGCATGACCCTCACCGAACACCTGCGCGAGCTGCGCAACCGCCTCATGTGGTCCGCGCTCGCGGTGGTGGCGTTCGGCATTCTCGGGTTCATCTTCCGTGAGCGCATCTTCGACTTCCTGGTCGACCCGTTCATCGACGCGGCGAAGGAGACCGGCCGCAACGCCGACCTCAACTTCCGCGAGATGCTCGACCCCCTGACGGTGCCGCTGCGCATCGCCATGCTCACCGGCATCGTGTTCGGCGCACCGGTGTGGATCTACCAGCTGTGGGCGTTCATCACCCCGGCGCTGTACCGCAACGAGAAGAAGTGGGCGCTGGCCGTGCTCGGCGCGGCGGTGCCGATGTTCGGGCTCGGCGTGGTGCTGGCGATGTGGCTGATGCCGCGCGCGATGATCTTCATGCAGAACTTCGCGCCCGGCGACACCTCCATGCTGGTCGACTTCAACAGCTACCTGAGCTTCTCGATCAGGCTGGTGCTGGTCTTCGGCATCGGGTTCCTGCTGCCCATCTTCGTGGTGCTGCTCAACGCCGTCGGCGTGCTGCGGCACGAGACGCTCGGCACGGCGCGGCGCTGGGTCATCGTCGGCATCTTCGCCTTCGGCGCCGTCGCCACGCCCACCGGCGACCCGCTGTCGCTGATGGTGCTGGCCGTCCCGATGTGGCTGCTGTTCGAGCTGGCCGTGCTGGTGTGCCGGTTCCTCGACAAGCGCCGCGACCGCGTCGCCACCGGCGGGCTGTCCGACGACGAGGCCACCCCGGACGACATGCTCGACCAGATCGGCCGCGTCGACGACGATGACGACCGCCGGCGATGA